In Tepidamorphus gemmatus, the genomic stretch GGCAGGTATGCCGTACGGCATCGGCGCCGGGCCGGCCGTCGAGAGGATTCCCGAGATGGGTGCGGCAAAGCCTGTCCGGATCCTCCCCGCTCTCCATGGCGACCATCATCGACGTGCGATTGGCAAGGAAGTACTCGGCAGCCGCCCGCTGGAACGCCAGCAGCGTTTCGGCCTCGCGGCCTGCCTTCGCTTCGCGCTGTGCATCGAGCAGCAGGCTGCTCAGCGAGGCGATCATCAGGATGGTCAACCCGACGGCGAGCACCATCTCGACGAGCGTGAAGCCGCCTTGCCGCTTCAGCGAGCGGGCACGGACTAGCGGCATCGGGCGGCCCTCGCTTCGGCATTCCCGACATCGTCGAAGACAAGGAAGTCGTGGCCGCTGCCGCCGGCGACGACGACGCCCGGCAGCGTCGCCGGCATGCCCGCACCGACCCTTCGCAGGACGCGCTCACTCACCGCGGCACAGATCACGTAGTCGCCGTCGTCCGCAACCGCCCGCCATGACGGGGGCATGGCCATGCCACGCAGTCCCGGCGGGGTCGTCGACTGCTCGGCGAGCGCCACGGTCTGCGAGCTCACCTGGCCGACGGCCTGGCGCCACACCAGCTCGCCCGAGAAGCCCGCGTTTGCCTTGACGTACTGGTCGACCGAGTAGGCAAAGCCGCGCAGCGCCTCGTACTGTACCGCAGCGTCGCGGGCCGACTCGTCCTCCGGCAAGCGCCAGATGCCCAGCGCCATCGCGTGCGCCAGCATGACCAGCATGCCAAGCGCCATGATCATCTTAAGCAGCATGGTCTTGCACCTCGAGCGGGGAGATGTTGCGGATCATCAGCGCCTCCTGCTGCTGGATGTCGCCGACCAGATGCACGAACTGGCCACCGCGGATGCGCGCGGCAACAGGCCCCGAGGCCGATGGCGATGCCAGCGCCCGCGCCTCCAGCCGACCGTCGCGCAGCCGCTGGTGGATGACGAGCCGGACCATGTTGCCGAGCATCGCCTGATGCTCGGCGCCGGCCAGTTTCGCCAAGCTGTCGAGTGCCGAAACGATGTCGGTTCCGAAACCGGTTGCCACCACCAGAAAGCCGTTCGACGCCGCGCGTAGCATCAACTGCGCGCTCTCCCGGTTGCGGATCTCGCCAACGAACAGCATCTGGTGCGTTGCAGCAGGCTGCGAACGCAGCGCACCGCGAAAGGATTCCATCCAGTCGGCGCTGCTGTCCCCGGCAACCGTGGTCTGCGAGCAGTATCCGTCGCCATGCCAGCCGTTGAGCGGCATCTCCGGGGGATCCTCGATCGTGTAGGCGATGCCTCCGAAGCGGGCGAGCCGGGAAACAACCATTGCCGACGCGGTGGTAGTCTTGCCGGCGCCGGCAGCACCGGTGACATAGACGAGCCCGCCGGGCTGCAGCCGCTCCGACATCAACATCGCCTGGACATGACGGGGCAGCGGCGAGGGCAGCGCGTCGAGCCGTGGCGGCGCGTCGGGGAGCCGTCGCAGGCGATACCAGATCCCGTCCACGACCAGCCTGTCGCGCCGGCCCCGCCAAGTCACGCCGAGATGCTCGACGGTGAAGTCGTCCCGCCCGATCGACTGGCACAGCTCCAAGAGCTCCGCGGCCAGTCCCAGATGCGCCTCCGCCAGCCGGATGGGGCCAGGGAAAGCCAGCGATCGTGCGAGATCATCCGCCTTGAGATGAAGATCGCTGTGCCGCCCGAGCAATCCGCCCCGTTCCATGGCCGCACCGCTTCTAGCGGACCTCGACGGCGAGCAGCGCGCTGTCCTGGCTGCAGCCGTCGACAAGACCGGCGAGGTCGGCACTGGTGGTCTCGTCCTTGTAGATGCGGCCGTTCGCCCCAGTGTCGATCACGCCGTTGGCTGCCGTCACGGACGCACCGGCGGCAATGCGATGGGCGATGCTGGTCAACGCCGTGGCGAGTGACGAGCAGGCGGCCTGCGTCAGGCGGCGGAAGGCGAGAGCATAGGAGCCGCCGGTTCCGTTGATGTCGACCGTGTTGCCGAACGGATCGCGCAGTTCGACGGTGCCATTGGAGTCGGTTACGGTCCGGAACTGCGGCGGCACGATGCCTGCCTTGTGCAGGATCTCCGGCGTCAGACCGCTGTAATCGGCGGCCGCGCTGTAGAACTGGCCGATCTTGCCGATCAGGGCGATCGCGCCGGTCGTCATGTCGGAGAGCCGGGCCTCTTCGCGGGCGCTGCTGTAGGATCGGTAGGCAACGGCGCCGAGCGCCGCCGCGAGGGCCAGCACCAGCAGCGTCTCGGTCAGCGTGACTCCCGCCTGCCGTCGCAGCCGCCCTTGTCCGGCGGCAACGGTGATTGCTCCCGTCAGGGTGG encodes the following:
- a CDS encoding ATPase, T2SS/T4P/T4SS family, with the translated sequence MERGGLLGRHSDLHLKADDLARSLAFPGPIRLAEAHLGLAAELLELCQSIGRDDFTVEHLGVTWRGRRDRLVVDGIWYRLRRLPDAPPRLDALPSPLPRHVQAMLMSERLQPGGLVYVTGAAGAGKTTTASAMVVSRLARFGGIAYTIEDPPEMPLNGWHGDGYCSQTTVAGDSSADWMESFRGALRSQPAATHQMLFVGEIRNRESAQLMLRAASNGFLVVATGFGTDIVSALDSLAKLAGAEHQAMLGNMVRLVIHQRLRDGRLEARALASPSASGPVAARIRGGQFVHLVGDIQQQEALMIRNISPLEVQDHAA